Genomic DNA from Synergistaceae bacterium:
GCCGTGGAAATCAGCCAGCGGTCCCGTATGGCGTCGGGGGTCAGCCACACCCAGTCGGCGGCCCGAACGCCCTCCTCGAAGTCCTTTTGAGGGAAGCAGTCCGGGCTGCGCCGCAGGTCGTCGAATATGGCCAGTTTCCATCCCCAGTCCCTCATGAGGGGGGCCAGGTCCCGCTCGTACCCCAGCACGGCCACCCGATCTCCCCGGGCCGCGGGCATGATGGCGTCCATCCGGAAGCCGCCGGCGGGGAAGGGGAAGAGCGCCGCGCAGGCTGCCGTGGCCGCGGCAAACTCCTGAGGGAAGGGAGAGACCAGAAGAGCCGCCAGACGCTGCAGCGTCCCCTCCAGCAGCATGGTCGTGTGGGGTTCCCGGGCCACGTGGGCCTCCTTCGCGGAGGCGGGGACAAATCCAACGCCCCACCGCCCGTCGGAGGCCGCGAGACTGCTGGCGTGCCATCCCAGCACCAGACGCTCCACAGCCGAGTCCGGCTTCTGCCCCGCCGCCTCCAGAACCTCCTCAAAAAAACCCATTTCGCCCTCTCCTTTCCGCTTCGTTATTTCCGCCTCTTTCGTCGTCGCCTGTTTCGTCGGAACGATGCAATGATAGAATAGGCCAGACAAAAAGAAGGGTGTGCTGTCCATTCATGAACGGACCGTCTGAGGATACACTTCGCGAGGGAAAAAGGGAACTGGAAAAATTATGGGAGCCGAAGCTGAGGCGCTACGCGGAACTTCTGGCCGCCTGCGTCACGGCCCGTCTCACGGGCTCCAGAGAGGCCGGTGAAATTTACGACGTCCACGTGACGGACTCCCTGTGGTCCGTGCCGCTGCTGCCCGAAGGCGGCGGCGTGATCGACGTGGGCAGCGGGGGCGGCCTTCCCGGCATGGTCTGGGCCATGTGCAGACCCGACCTTTCCGTGACGCTTCTGGACAGCGTCCGCAAAAAATGCCGCGCCACGGAGGAAATCGCCGCGGCTCTGGGCCTCTCCAACGTCTCCGTGGTCTGGGCGCGCTGCGAGGATTACGCCCGCTCCGCCCGGGAGCGCGCGGTCTTCGCCGGAGCCCGGGCTCTGGCCTCCGCCCCCGTTCTGGCCGAGTACCTGTCCCCTCTGGTGGCCCCGGGAGGTCGCCTTTTGGCCTTCAAGGGCCCCAAAGGCGCGGAGGAGCTGGAGGCCGCGGGCGATAAATGGGGTCTGTTGGGCCTCTCCCGACCTCAAATCCTCCCCTATGGCCCCGAGGACCGCAGCTACTCCTTCATCCTCTGGGACAAGATCGCGCCCCTCTCCCCCTCCTGGCCCCGCAAGGCCGGACTG
This window encodes:
- the rsmG gene encoding 16S rRNA (guanine(527)-N(7))-methyltransferase RsmG: MNGPSEDTLREGKRELEKLWEPKLRRYAELLAACVTARLTGSREAGEIYDVHVTDSLWSVPLLPEGGGVIDVGSGGGLPGMVWAMCRPDLSVTLLDSVRKKCRATEEIAAALGLSNVSVVWARCEDYARSARERAVFAGARALASAPVLAEYLSPLVAPGGRLLAFKGPKGAEELEAAGDKWGLLGLSRPQILPYGPEDRSYSFILWDKIAPLSPSWPRKAGLALSKSWWR